A region of Alphaproteobacteria bacterium DNA encodes the following proteins:
- the secB gene encoding protein-export chaperone SecB: MSDQSNQPAAPTAAPEPQQGQVPLTIKAQYIKDLSFENPRAPQSFQVYQTPPSIQISVNVGAHHLQAQDYEVSIKINVDAKASDQPLFVVELDYAGVFTLGTVPQEHMRPLLLIEGPRLLFPFARNIIADATREGGYPPLFMQPVDFVELYRREIAQQGRPN; encoded by the coding sequence GCGGCGCCGGAGCCCCAGCAGGGACAAGTGCCGCTGACGATCAAGGCGCAATACATTAAAGATCTTTCTTTCGAGAACCCACGGGCACCCCAAAGCTTCCAGGTTTATCAAACCCCGCCCAGCATCCAGATCAGCGTGAATGTCGGCGCCCACCACCTCCAGGCGCAAGATTACGAGGTCAGCATAAAGATCAACGTCGATGCGAAGGCGAGCGATCAACCCCTTTTCGTGGTCGAACTCGACTATGCCGGCGTGTTCACGCTTGGAACGGTCCCGCAAGAGCATATGCGACCGCTCCTGTTGATCGAAGGTCCGCGCCTCTTGTTCCCGTTTGCACGAAATATCATCGCCGACGCGACACGAGAAGGCGGCTATCCCCCGCTTTTCATGCAGCCCGTCGACTTCGTCGAGCTTTATCGCCGCGAAATCGCCCAACAAGGGCGTC